A window from Solanum stenotomum isolate F172 chromosome 7, ASM1918654v1, whole genome shotgun sequence encodes these proteins:
- the LOC125870266 gene encoding uncharacterized protein LOC125870266 isoform X2, which yields MVETRRSSSSKRSLSSPSSSLQNNGKRSKGGVNDSGPESAEQEVRSADLAGASVLKSSDDAAATAAAAAPQKSMETEGANEPLVSPMTLGDSAIDVEKSKSNGSALNRGKKRQLKSNGAAWGKLLSQCSQNPHLVMHRPMYTVGQSRSSDLWIGDSTVSKALCNLKHTETEKGVSITLLEITGKKGDVQVNGKVYPKNSTVPLKGGDEVVFGSSGQHAYIFDNDLSATSLAHPVSILEAHSGSIKGLRLEARSGDPSTVAVASTLASLSNLRKDLSLLPPSSQNDKDVKQGSEVPILPAASGLSLTEKDDLDTDMKDASDGNDEPGVLVDEKNDVISPGIENGNLNLDNVVLDSVDAEIGKVQPLLQVLAGSSEFDLSGSISKIFEEQRNFRELLKDIDPPISALTRRQTFKNALQQGVVDFNTIDVTFENFPYYLCENTKNVLIASTYIHLKCNGFAQYVSDLPTVCPRILLSGPAGSEIYQETLAKALAKYFCAKLLIVDSLLLPGGSSAKDVEPVKVSSKPERASVFAKRAAQAAALHLNKKPASSVEADITGGSILSSHAQPKQEASTASSKNYTFKKGDRVKYVGSLTSGFSPLQAPLRGPTYGYRGKVVLAFEENGSSKIGVRFDRSIPEGNDLGGLCDEDHGFFCAADLLRLDSSSTDEIDKLAINELFEVASKESKSGPLVLFIKDIEKSMVGNPEAYAAFKIKLEHLPENVVAIASHAQSDSRKEKSHPGGLLFTKFGSNQTALLDLAFPDNFGRLQDRSKETPKTMKQLTRLFPNKVTIQIPQDETLLSDWKQKLDRDMESMKSQSNIASIRNVLNRIKINCDDLETLCIKDQALTNESVEKIIGWALSHHYMHESESSMKEPKLIISSESIAYGLSMFQGIQGETKSLKKSLKDVVTENEFEKKLLGDVIPPTDIGVTFNDIGALETVKDTLKELVMLPLQRPELFCKGQLTKPCKGILLFGPPGTGKTMLAKAVATEAGANFINISMSSITSKWFGEGEKYVKAVFTLASKIAPSVVFVDEVDSMLGRRENPGEHEAMRKMKNEFMVNWDGLRTKDKERVLVLAATNRPFDLDEAVIRRLPRRLMVNLPDASNREKILGVILAKEELAPNVDLEAIATMTDGYSGSDLKNLCVSAAHCPIREILEKEKKEKTSAIAENRPTPALHSSADIRPLNMDDFKYAHEQVCASVSSESSNMNELLQWNDLYGEGGSRKKTSLSYFM from the exons ATGGTTGAGACCAGAAGAAGTTCTTCATCAAAGCGTTCGCTTTCTTCCCCATCATCTTCTCTTCAGAATAATGGCAAGCGCTCTAAG GGTGGGGTAAATGATTCAGGGCCGGAATCTGCTGAGCAAGAGGTTCGATCAGCTGATCTCGCTGGAGCCAGTGTATTGAAATCATCGGATGATGCCGCTGCTACTGCGGCTGCTGCTGCACCACAGAAATCGATGGAAACTGAAGGGGCAAACGAGCCTTTGGTATCACCGATGACTTTGG GTGATTCTGCGATTGATGTGGAGAAATCCAAGTCAAATGGGTCGGCATTGAACCGGGGAAAGAAGCGGCAGCTGAAATCTAATGGTGCTGCGTGGGGTAAACTTCTTTCGCAGTGCTCTCAG AATCCTCATCTTGTCATGCATCGCCCAATGTATACTGTAGGTCAAAGTCGTAGCAGTGACTTGTGGATAGGAGATTCTACTGTTAGTAAAGCTTTATGTAATCTCAAGCACACTGAGACAGAG AAAGGGGTATCCATTACTCTTCTTGAAATTACGGGGAAAAAAGGCGATGTGCAAGTCAATGGCAAGGTGTACCCAAAGAATTCTACTGTTCCTCTCAAAGGAGGTGATGAGGTTGTTTTTGGCTCATCTGGTCAACATGCTTAC ATCTTTGATAACGACTTATCTGCTACAAGTTTGGCCCATCCTGTAAGCATATTGGAAGCTCATAGTGGATCAATCAAGGGACTGCGTCTTGAGGCAAGGTCCGGGGATCCCTCCACTGTAGCAGTTGCATCGACCCTGGCATCTTTGTCAAATCTTCGGAAAGACTTGTCTCTTCTCCCACCATCATCTCAAAATGACAAGGATGTAAAACAAGGTTCAGAGGTGCCAATACTACCCGCTGCCAGTGGTCTGAGTCTGACAGAGAAAGATGATTTAGATACTGATATGAAGGATGCTTCTGATGGTAATGACGAACCTGGTGTTTTGGTGGATGAGAAGAATGATGTAATATCTCCTGGCATTGAGAATGGTAACTTGAATCTTGATAATGTTGTACTAGATTCAGTTGATGCAGAGATTGGAAAGGTGCAACCTCTCCTTCAAGTGCTTGCTGGATCTTCTGAGTTTGATTTGAGTGGTAGCATTTCCAAAATTTTCGAGGAGCAAAGGAATTTCCGAGAACTACTCAAGGATATTGATCCTCCAATTTCTGCTTTAACTAGGCGCCAAACATTTAAAAATGCCTTGCAGCAAGGAGTAGTTGATTTCAACACGATTGATGTcacatttgaaaattttccataTTACTTATG TGAAAACACAAAGAATGTTCTGATTGCTTCCACTTATATACACTTGAAGTGTAACGGGTTTGCACAATATGTATCAGATCTCCCCACAGTGTGCCCTAGGATTTTGCTATCGGGTCCAGCAG GTTCAGAAATTTATCAGGAGACATTGGCCAAAGCACTTGCTAAATACTTTTGTGCTAAGCTACTGATAGTTGATTCTCTCTTGCTGCCTGGT GGTTCAAGTGCCAAAGATGTCGAGCCTGTTAAAGTAAGTTCAAAACCAGAGAGAGCTAGTGTATTTGCTAAACGTGCTGCGCAAGCGGCAGCACTGCATCTTAATAAGAAGCCAGCTTCAAGCGTTGAGGCAGATATTACTGGTGGTTCAATTTTAAGTTCTCATGCTCAGCCCAAGCAGGAGGCATCGACTGCCTCGTCAAAAAACTACACTTTTAAGAAAG GTGATAGAGTGAAGTATGTCGGATCCTTAACATCAGGCTTTTCTCCATTGCAAGCACCTTTAAG ggGTCCAACATATGGTTACAGGGGCAAAGTGgttcttgcatttgaggaaaatggGTCCTCTAAAATTGGTGTCAGATTTGATAGATCAATTCCAGAGGGTAATGATCTTGGTGGTCTGTGCGATGAagatcatgggttcttttgtGCTG CTGACTTGCTCCGTCTTGATAGCTCAAGCACTGATGAAATTGATAAACTTGCTATTAATGAACTCTTTGAG GTTGcttcaaaagaaagtaaaagtgGCCCTCTTGTTCTGTTCATCAAAGACATTGAGAAGTCTATGGTGGGTAATCCTGAGGCCTATGCTGCTTTCAAGATTAAGCTCGAGCATTTGCCAGAGAATGTTGTTGCCATAGCTTCCCATGCCCAGTCGGACAGCCGAAAGGAGAAA TCGCATCCTGGTGGCTTGCTATTTACAAAATTTGGAAGTAACCAAACGGCATTGCTTGACCTTGCCTTCCCA GATAATTTTGGTAGGTTGCAAGATAGAAGCAAAGAAACCCCCAAGACGATGAAGCAGCTCACACGGCTGTTTCCCAACAAAGTTACCATACAGATACCTCAG GACGAAACCTTATTATCCGACTGGAAGCAAAAGTTAGATCGGGATATGGAAAGTATGAAATCTCAGTCAAACATAGCAAGCATTCGCAAT GTTTTGAATCGAATCAAAATTAATTGCGATGACCTTGAAACTCTATGCATAAAAGATCAAGCACTGACGAATGAAA GTGTTGAAAAAATAATCGGCTGGGCTTTGAGTCATCACTATATGCATGAATCTGAGTCTTCAATGAAAGAGCCGAAGCTAATTATCTCCAGCGAAAg CATTGCTTATGGGCTCAGTATGTTTCAAGGCATTCAGGGTGAAACCAAGAGTTTAAAGAAATCCCTCAAG GATGTGGTTACTGAAAATGAATTCGAGAAGAAACTACTTGGGGATGTAATTCCTCCTACTGATATTGGTGTTACTTTTAATGACATTGGAGCGTTGGAAACTGTCAAGGATACTCTGAAAGAACTGGTGATGCTGCCTCTTCAGCGACCGGAATTGTTTTGTAAAGGACAGTTGACCAAG CCTTGCAAGGGAATATTGCTCTTTGGACCTCCAGGTACCGGTAAAACAATGCTTGCAAAAGCTGTTGCTACTGAAGCTGGTGCAAACTTTATCAACATATCAATGTCAAGCATTACATCCAAG TGGTTCGGTGAAGGGGAGAAGTATGTCAAAGCAGTCTTCACGTTAGCTAGTAAAATAGCTCCTAGTGTTGTTTTCGTTGACGAG GTGGACAGCATGTTGGGAAGACGAGAAAATCCAGGAGAGCATGAAGCTATGCGGAAGATGAAGAATGAATTCATGGTTAATTGGGATGGTTTGCGTACGAAAGACAAGGAACGGGTTCTTGTACTTGCTGCAACAAATAGACCCTTCGACCTTGATGAAGCAGTTATTAGGAGGCTTCCCCGTAG GTTAATGGTAAATTTGCCAGATGCTTCAAATAGGGAGAAAATTTTGGGAGTTATATTGGCGAAGGAAGAATTAGCCCCAAATGTCGATTTAGAAGCTATTGCTACTATGACGGACGGGTATTCAGGGAGTGATTTAAAG AATTTATGTGTGAGCGCTGCGCATTGCCCTATTAGAGAAATTttggagaaggagaagaag GAGAAAACATCGGCAATTGCAGAGAACAGGCCAACACCGGCATTGCATAGTAGTGCAGACATTCGTCCTCTTAACATGGATGATTTTAAGTATGCACATGAGCAG GTATGTGCCAGTGTATCATCAGAATCTTCAAATATGAATGAGCTTCTCCAGTGGAATGATTTATATGGAGAAGGTGGATCAAGAAAGAAAACATCTCTCAGCTACTTCATGTAG
- the LOC125870266 gene encoding uncharacterized protein LOC125870266 isoform X1 yields MVETRRSSSSKRSLSSPSSSLQNNGKRSKAVEALSSTNDTLGEKSQGGVNDSGPESAEQEVRSADLAGASVLKSSDDAAATAAAAAPQKSMETEGANEPLVSPMTLGDSAIDVEKSKSNGSALNRGKKRQLKSNGAAWGKLLSQCSQNPHLVMHRPMYTVGQSRSSDLWIGDSTVSKALCNLKHTETEKGVSITLLEITGKKGDVQVNGKVYPKNSTVPLKGGDEVVFGSSGQHAYIFDNDLSATSLAHPVSILEAHSGSIKGLRLEARSGDPSTVAVASTLASLSNLRKDLSLLPPSSQNDKDVKQGSEVPILPAASGLSLTEKDDLDTDMKDASDGNDEPGVLVDEKNDVISPGIENGNLNLDNVVLDSVDAEIGKVQPLLQVLAGSSEFDLSGSISKIFEEQRNFRELLKDIDPPISALTRRQTFKNALQQGVVDFNTIDVTFENFPYYLCENTKNVLIASTYIHLKCNGFAQYVSDLPTVCPRILLSGPAGSEIYQETLAKALAKYFCAKLLIVDSLLLPGGSSAKDVEPVKVSSKPERASVFAKRAAQAAALHLNKKPASSVEADITGGSILSSHAQPKQEASTASSKNYTFKKGDRVKYVGSLTSGFSPLQAPLRGPTYGYRGKVVLAFEENGSSKIGVRFDRSIPEGNDLGGLCDEDHGFFCAADLLRLDSSSTDEIDKLAINELFEVASKESKSGPLVLFIKDIEKSMVGNPEAYAAFKIKLEHLPENVVAIASHAQSDSRKEKSHPGGLLFTKFGSNQTALLDLAFPDNFGRLQDRSKETPKTMKQLTRLFPNKVTIQIPQDETLLSDWKQKLDRDMESMKSQSNIASIRNVLNRIKINCDDLETLCIKDQALTNESVEKIIGWALSHHYMHESESSMKEPKLIISSESIAYGLSMFQGIQGETKSLKKSLKDVVTENEFEKKLLGDVIPPTDIGVTFNDIGALETVKDTLKELVMLPLQRPELFCKGQLTKPCKGILLFGPPGTGKTMLAKAVATEAGANFINISMSSITSKWFGEGEKYVKAVFTLASKIAPSVVFVDEVDSMLGRRENPGEHEAMRKMKNEFMVNWDGLRTKDKERVLVLAATNRPFDLDEAVIRRLPRRLMVNLPDASNREKILGVILAKEELAPNVDLEAIATMTDGYSGSDLKNLCVSAAHCPIREILEKEKKEKTSAIAENRPTPALHSSADIRPLNMDDFKYAHEQVCASVSSESSNMNELLQWNDLYGEGGSRKKTSLSYFM; encoded by the exons ATGGTTGAGACCAGAAGAAGTTCTTCATCAAAGCGTTCGCTTTCTTCCCCATCATCTTCTCTTCAGAATAATGGCAAGCGCTCTAAG GCGGTGGAGGCATTGTCTTCGACTAATGATACCCTTGGGGAGAAATCCCAGGGTGGGGTAAATGATTCAGGGCCGGAATCTGCTGAGCAAGAGGTTCGATCAGCTGATCTCGCTGGAGCCAGTGTATTGAAATCATCGGATGATGCCGCTGCTACTGCGGCTGCTGCTGCACCACAGAAATCGATGGAAACTGAAGGGGCAAACGAGCCTTTGGTATCACCGATGACTTTGG GTGATTCTGCGATTGATGTGGAGAAATCCAAGTCAAATGGGTCGGCATTGAACCGGGGAAAGAAGCGGCAGCTGAAATCTAATGGTGCTGCGTGGGGTAAACTTCTTTCGCAGTGCTCTCAG AATCCTCATCTTGTCATGCATCGCCCAATGTATACTGTAGGTCAAAGTCGTAGCAGTGACTTGTGGATAGGAGATTCTACTGTTAGTAAAGCTTTATGTAATCTCAAGCACACTGAGACAGAG AAAGGGGTATCCATTACTCTTCTTGAAATTACGGGGAAAAAAGGCGATGTGCAAGTCAATGGCAAGGTGTACCCAAAGAATTCTACTGTTCCTCTCAAAGGAGGTGATGAGGTTGTTTTTGGCTCATCTGGTCAACATGCTTAC ATCTTTGATAACGACTTATCTGCTACAAGTTTGGCCCATCCTGTAAGCATATTGGAAGCTCATAGTGGATCAATCAAGGGACTGCGTCTTGAGGCAAGGTCCGGGGATCCCTCCACTGTAGCAGTTGCATCGACCCTGGCATCTTTGTCAAATCTTCGGAAAGACTTGTCTCTTCTCCCACCATCATCTCAAAATGACAAGGATGTAAAACAAGGTTCAGAGGTGCCAATACTACCCGCTGCCAGTGGTCTGAGTCTGACAGAGAAAGATGATTTAGATACTGATATGAAGGATGCTTCTGATGGTAATGACGAACCTGGTGTTTTGGTGGATGAGAAGAATGATGTAATATCTCCTGGCATTGAGAATGGTAACTTGAATCTTGATAATGTTGTACTAGATTCAGTTGATGCAGAGATTGGAAAGGTGCAACCTCTCCTTCAAGTGCTTGCTGGATCTTCTGAGTTTGATTTGAGTGGTAGCATTTCCAAAATTTTCGAGGAGCAAAGGAATTTCCGAGAACTACTCAAGGATATTGATCCTCCAATTTCTGCTTTAACTAGGCGCCAAACATTTAAAAATGCCTTGCAGCAAGGAGTAGTTGATTTCAACACGATTGATGTcacatttgaaaattttccataTTACTTATG TGAAAACACAAAGAATGTTCTGATTGCTTCCACTTATATACACTTGAAGTGTAACGGGTTTGCACAATATGTATCAGATCTCCCCACAGTGTGCCCTAGGATTTTGCTATCGGGTCCAGCAG GTTCAGAAATTTATCAGGAGACATTGGCCAAAGCACTTGCTAAATACTTTTGTGCTAAGCTACTGATAGTTGATTCTCTCTTGCTGCCTGGT GGTTCAAGTGCCAAAGATGTCGAGCCTGTTAAAGTAAGTTCAAAACCAGAGAGAGCTAGTGTATTTGCTAAACGTGCTGCGCAAGCGGCAGCACTGCATCTTAATAAGAAGCCAGCTTCAAGCGTTGAGGCAGATATTACTGGTGGTTCAATTTTAAGTTCTCATGCTCAGCCCAAGCAGGAGGCATCGACTGCCTCGTCAAAAAACTACACTTTTAAGAAAG GTGATAGAGTGAAGTATGTCGGATCCTTAACATCAGGCTTTTCTCCATTGCAAGCACCTTTAAG ggGTCCAACATATGGTTACAGGGGCAAAGTGgttcttgcatttgaggaaaatggGTCCTCTAAAATTGGTGTCAGATTTGATAGATCAATTCCAGAGGGTAATGATCTTGGTGGTCTGTGCGATGAagatcatgggttcttttgtGCTG CTGACTTGCTCCGTCTTGATAGCTCAAGCACTGATGAAATTGATAAACTTGCTATTAATGAACTCTTTGAG GTTGcttcaaaagaaagtaaaagtgGCCCTCTTGTTCTGTTCATCAAAGACATTGAGAAGTCTATGGTGGGTAATCCTGAGGCCTATGCTGCTTTCAAGATTAAGCTCGAGCATTTGCCAGAGAATGTTGTTGCCATAGCTTCCCATGCCCAGTCGGACAGCCGAAAGGAGAAA TCGCATCCTGGTGGCTTGCTATTTACAAAATTTGGAAGTAACCAAACGGCATTGCTTGACCTTGCCTTCCCA GATAATTTTGGTAGGTTGCAAGATAGAAGCAAAGAAACCCCCAAGACGATGAAGCAGCTCACACGGCTGTTTCCCAACAAAGTTACCATACAGATACCTCAG GACGAAACCTTATTATCCGACTGGAAGCAAAAGTTAGATCGGGATATGGAAAGTATGAAATCTCAGTCAAACATAGCAAGCATTCGCAAT GTTTTGAATCGAATCAAAATTAATTGCGATGACCTTGAAACTCTATGCATAAAAGATCAAGCACTGACGAATGAAA GTGTTGAAAAAATAATCGGCTGGGCTTTGAGTCATCACTATATGCATGAATCTGAGTCTTCAATGAAAGAGCCGAAGCTAATTATCTCCAGCGAAAg CATTGCTTATGGGCTCAGTATGTTTCAAGGCATTCAGGGTGAAACCAAGAGTTTAAAGAAATCCCTCAAG GATGTGGTTACTGAAAATGAATTCGAGAAGAAACTACTTGGGGATGTAATTCCTCCTACTGATATTGGTGTTACTTTTAATGACATTGGAGCGTTGGAAACTGTCAAGGATACTCTGAAAGAACTGGTGATGCTGCCTCTTCAGCGACCGGAATTGTTTTGTAAAGGACAGTTGACCAAG CCTTGCAAGGGAATATTGCTCTTTGGACCTCCAGGTACCGGTAAAACAATGCTTGCAAAAGCTGTTGCTACTGAAGCTGGTGCAAACTTTATCAACATATCAATGTCAAGCATTACATCCAAG TGGTTCGGTGAAGGGGAGAAGTATGTCAAAGCAGTCTTCACGTTAGCTAGTAAAATAGCTCCTAGTGTTGTTTTCGTTGACGAG GTGGACAGCATGTTGGGAAGACGAGAAAATCCAGGAGAGCATGAAGCTATGCGGAAGATGAAGAATGAATTCATGGTTAATTGGGATGGTTTGCGTACGAAAGACAAGGAACGGGTTCTTGTACTTGCTGCAACAAATAGACCCTTCGACCTTGATGAAGCAGTTATTAGGAGGCTTCCCCGTAG GTTAATGGTAAATTTGCCAGATGCTTCAAATAGGGAGAAAATTTTGGGAGTTATATTGGCGAAGGAAGAATTAGCCCCAAATGTCGATTTAGAAGCTATTGCTACTATGACGGACGGGTATTCAGGGAGTGATTTAAAG AATTTATGTGTGAGCGCTGCGCATTGCCCTATTAGAGAAATTttggagaaggagaagaag GAGAAAACATCGGCAATTGCAGAGAACAGGCCAACACCGGCATTGCATAGTAGTGCAGACATTCGTCCTCTTAACATGGATGATTTTAAGTATGCACATGAGCAG GTATGTGCCAGTGTATCATCAGAATCTTCAAATATGAATGAGCTTCTCCAGTGGAATGATTTATATGGAGAAGGTGGATCAAGAAAGAAAACATCTCTCAGCTACTTCATGTAG
- the LOC125871217 gene encoding probable metal-nicotianamine transporter YSL7 — protein MVRNGVEEDEERGGVQVESTEDAFKDEYVPPWQKQITLRAMVTGLILSVVFNFIVCKLNLTTGVIPSLNVAAGLLGFAGVRSWTVVIDKFGMLKQPFTRQENTVIQTCVVASSGIAFSSGTASYMLGMSPYIATQSGAGNTPNNTKTLSISWMFPYLFVVSFAGLFSIVALRKLMIIKYKLTYPSGTATAYLINCFHTPKGAKLAKKQVGSLFKSFGFSFIFGAIQWLVARDEGCGFGSLHTFGAQAYNKRFYFDFSSTYVGVGMLCPYMVNISLLIGAIVSWGIMWPLIEAKKGVWYSADLSATSLHGIQGYRVFIAIAMMLGDGVFHFAYMLVVTVLSFTRRKSSRKEDEEEDDDNKIQNEYFLKDQIPNWAAAVGYACIVVVSIIAIPIIFPSLKWYQVLVAYLIAPILAFCNSYGAGLTDWSLASNYGKIAILTFSYWVGLENGGVIAGLASCGLMMCIVDTASGLMGDFKTGYLTLSSPRSMFFSQLIGTAMGCIITPLVFSIFNTVYTLGDPNGPYPAPYALMYRGIALLGVEGFDSLPTHCLSLSIWFFLAAILINLITQLLEKFETKYRIYRFIPSPMCMAIPFYLGGYFAIDMCLGSLILFGWQMYNKQKAKDFGPAVASGLICGDSLWGIPASVLALAGAKAPFCMKF, from the coding sequence ATGGTGAGAAATGGAGTTGAGGAGGATGAAGAAAGGGGAGGTGTGCAGGTGGAATCAACAGAGGATGCATTCAAGGACGAATATGTGCCTCCGTGGCAGAAACAAATAACGTTGAGGGCAATGGTGACCGGATTGATTTTGAGCGTTGTCTTCAACTTCATCGTTTGCAAACTCAATCTCACAACTGGTGTTATCCCTTCTCTCAATGTGGCAGCTGGACTGTTGGGGTTCGCGGGGGTTAGATCATGGACTGTTGTTATTGACAAGTTTGGCATGTTGAAGCAGCCTTTTACAAGGCAGGAGAATACTGTTATACAGACGTGTGTCGTTGCTTCTTCTGGCATTGCTTTTAGCAGCGGGACAGCAAGTTATATGTTGGGAATGAGTCCGTATATAGCAACTCAATCAGGGGCAGGAAATACCCCGAATAATACTAAGACACTTTCTATTAGTTGGATGTTTCCTTATCTTTTTGTGGTTAGTTTCGCGGGCCTCTTCTCTATTGTTGCATTAAGAAAGTTGATGATAATCAAGTATAAGCTGACATATCCTAGTGGAACTGCAACTGCATACCTTATCAACTGTTTTCACACTCCAAAAGGAGCTAAGCTCGCGAAGAAACAAGTTGGTTCATTGTTCAAATCGTTTGGGTTCAGCTTTATATTCGGGGCTATTCAGTGGTTAGTTGCACGGGATGAAGGGTGTGGATTTGGTAGCTTGCATACATTTGGTGCTCAAGCTTATAATAAAAGGTTCTATTTTGATTTCTCGTCTACGTATGTTGGAGTTGGTATGCTTTGCCCTTACATGGTCAACATATCATTGCTAATTGGTGCTATAGTATCATGGGGTATAATGTGGCCATTAATTGAAGCAAAAAAAGGGGTTTGGTACTCTGCTGATTTATCCGCGACAAGTCTTCATGGTATTCAAGGATACAGAGTATTTATCGCGATTGCCATGATGCTTGGTGATGGTGTTTTTCATTTTGCCTATATGTTGGTGGTTACAGTCTTAAGTTTCACAAGGAGGAAGAGTTCTcggaaagaagatgaagaagaggatGATGACAATAAGATACAAAACGAGTACTTCTTGAAAGACCAGATTCCTAACTGGGCAGCAGCTGTAGGATATGCTTGTATTGTAGTCGTATCTATCATTGCGATACCCATTATCTTCCCCTCACTCAAATGGTATCAGGTTTTGGTTGCCTATTTAATCGCTCCTATTTTGGCCTTCTGCAATTCTTATGGAGCTGGCCTTACTGACTGGTCCCTTGCCTCAAATTATGGAAAAATTGCAATCCTTACGTTTAGTTATTGGGTTGGTTTGGAGAACGGTGGAGTGATTGCTGGGCTCGCTTCATGTGGTTTGATGATGTGCATAGTAGACACAGCTTCTGGCTTGATGGGAGATTTCAAAACTGGTTACTTAACCCTTTCATCTCCGCGTTCCATGTTCTTTAGCCAACTCATTGGAACTGCCATGGGTTGCATCATAACCCCTCTAGTCTTCTCAATTTTCAACACTGTCTACACATTAGGTGATCCAAATGGTCCATACCCTGCACCATATGCTCTCATGTATCGTGGAATCGCCTTACTTGGAGTCGAAGGTTTTGATAGTCTACCCACTCATTGCCTCAGCCTCTCTATTTGGTTCTTTCTAGCTGCAATACTCATCAACCTAATCACTCAGTTGCTGGAAAAATTTGAGACCAAGTATAGAATTTATCGATTCATTCCGAGTCCAATGTGTATGGCTATACCATTTTACCTTGGAGGGTACTTTGCCATTGACATGTGTTTAGGATCATTGATCCTATTCGGTTGGCAAATGTATAACAAGCAGAAGGCAAAAGATTTTGGACCTGCAGTGGCTTCTGGTTTAATATGTGGTGACTCCTTGTGGGGAATTCCAGCATCTGTTCTTGCTCTAGCTGGTGCCAAAGCTCCATTTTGCATGAAATTTTAG